The following are encoded together in the Clostridium sp. BJN0013 genome:
- a CDS encoding cyclase family protein yields MKIIDLTHTISENMPVYPGTEPPKLEVGNIYEKDGFKETLLTMSSHTGTHMDSPAHLFPERTTLDSFPVEQFIGKALVIDCSDLKEGEGITMKYIQKVKETARRAQFILFHTGWDKRWGTSSYFGEYPCITEEVCEYLICSKKKGVGLDVISVVPISDENLTVHKKLLHKTDMIIIENLTYLEKIGNKLFTLCVLPIKYDNSDGAPIRAVAILDE; encoded by the coding sequence TTGAAGATAATTGATTTAACACATACTATTTCAGAGAATATGCCGGTTTATCCAGGCACAGAGCCACCCAAATTAGAAGTTGGAAATATATATGAAAAAGATGGTTTTAAAGAAACCCTGCTCACAATGTCTTCCCATACTGGAACACATATGGACTCTCCAGCTCATTTATTTCCTGAAAGAACTACTTTAGATTCTTTTCCTGTAGAACAATTTATAGGAAAAGCGTTGGTGATTGATTGTAGTGACCTAAAGGAGGGTGAGGGAATTACCATGAAATATATCCAGAAAGTAAAAGAAACAGCCCGCAGAGCACAGTTTATTTTATTTCATACTGGTTGGGATAAGCGATGGGGTACAAGTTCTTATTTTGGAGAATATCCCTGTATTACAGAGGAAGTCTGTGAATATCTAATTTGCAGCAAGAAAAAGGGAGTGGGGTTAGATGTGATAAGTGTTGTTCCCATTTCAGATGAAAATTTAACTGTGCATAAAAAACTTCTTCATAAAACGGATATGATTATTATAGAAAATTTGACTTACTTAGAAAAAATAGGTAATAAGCTATTTACATTATGTGTCCTTCCAATAAAATATGATAATTCCGATGGAGCACCTATTAGAGCTGTTGCTATTCTAGATGAATAG
- a CDS encoding DUF6198 family protein produces MKKFCRAVMYCIGLVILALGIILNTKTGLGVSPIISIPYCASDIWKINLGNATLCTYVLCVVGQIVLLGKKFRYFDLLQIPMSVLFSRVINIFNDMIIINCNSLMLRLLLLAAAIMLTGIGVAISVEMKFVPNAADGLTQALGDRMNKGLGFAKNIVDISCVLITLFIGLVFGGKIIGIGIGTLTAVLGVGRSIALVNMLFKKQMSALVN; encoded by the coding sequence ATGAAGAAATTCTGTCGAGCAGTGATGTATTGTATTGGACTTGTAATACTTGCATTAGGAATTATATTGAATACAAAGACAGGTTTAGGTGTATCACCAATTATATCTATTCCCTATTGTGCTTCCGATATTTGGAAAATAAATTTAGGAAATGCAACTCTATGCACCTATGTACTATGTGTGGTGGGGCAGATAGTGCTTCTTGGAAAGAAATTTCGCTATTTTGACCTGCTGCAAATTCCTATGAGTGTGTTATTTAGCAGAGTCATTAATATATTTAATGATATGATAATTATAAATTGCAATAGTTTAATGCTAAGATTACTTTTGCTTGCGGCAGCCATTATGCTTACTGGAATAGGGGTAGCTATTTCTGTTGAAATGAAGTTTGTTCCTAATGCAGCAGATGGCCTTACACAGGCACTAGGGGATAGAATGAACAAAGGACTTGGCTTTGCAAAAAACATAGTAGATATATCCTGCGTTTTGATTACCTTATTTATTGGCTTAGTATTTGGCGGAAAAATAATCGGAATTGGTATTGGAACTTTGACAGCTGTACTTGGGGTGGGACGTTCCATTGCTCTTGTTAATATGTTATTTAAAAAGCAAATGAGTGCACTTGTAAACTAG
- a CDS encoding sigma-70 family RNA polymerase sigma factor has translation MVIICENQFESYIKQYERLIITICFSFTKNYFDAEDIAQQTFLTAYENMNKFDGKNFKAWVTKIALNKCKDHVKSPSRKLESLTNEDYKYIEDTKDSPEESVLSKYSDEKIYNLCNRLKEPYKTVAVNYFCKNIKLSDMAKDTGENLKTLQTRLYRSKKLLKILWREEFV, from the coding sequence GTGGTGATTATTTGTGAAAATCAATTTGAAAGTTACATAAAACAATATGAACGTTTAATCATTACCATTTGTTTTTCCTTTACTAAAAATTATTTTGATGCAGAGGATATAGCACAGCAGACTTTTTTAACTGCCTATGAAAATATGAATAAATTTGATGGTAAAAATTTTAAAGCATGGGTTACAAAAATTGCGTTAAATAAATGTAAGGATCATGTTAAAAGTCCTTCTAGAAAGTTAGAAAGTCTTACCAATGAAGATTATAAATACATAGAGGATACAAAGGACTCTCCAGAAGAAAGTGTACTAAGCAAGTATAGTGATGAAAAAATATATAACCTGTGTAATAGATTAAAAGAACCCTACAAAACTGTGGCAGTAAATTATTTTTGTAAAAATATAAAACTTTCTGATATGGCAAAAGATACAGGAGAAAATTTAAAAACACTCCAAACAAGATTATATAGATCAAAAAAACTTCTTAAAATTTTATGGAGGGAGGAATTTGTTTGA
- a CDS encoding DUF2164 domain-containing protein has product MRNNNTIKLSKEKKDEMISSIKNYFLEERGEELGDLASSLILKFIIEELAPEFYNQGVYDSYKYMNDRIEDLLSIQKY; this is encoded by the coding sequence ATGAGAAATAATAACACAATTAAATTAAGTAAAGAGAAAAAGGATGAAATGATTTCTTCAATAAAAAATTATTTCTTGGAAGAAAGAGGAGAAGAATTAGGCGATTTGGCTTCAAGTCTTATTTTAAAATTTATTATAGAAGAATTGGCACCGGAATTTTATAATCAAGGGGTTTATGATTCCTATAAGTATATGAATGACAGGATTGAGGATTTGTTGTCAATACAAAAATATTGA
- a CDS encoding DUF2089 domain-containing protein, giving the protein MAYKIIGKCPICKSKLLISKLKCPKCSTIIENNFEMSKFEYLTLEQLKFIEVFLKNRGNIKDVEKELGISYPTVRAKLDEVIAALGYDVAQDVKVDKKKVVDMLDRGQISADEAIKMLNE; this is encoded by the coding sequence TTGGCATATAAAATAATAGGTAAATGTCCTATATGTAAATCTAAGCTTTTAATTTCAAAACTTAAATGTCCTAAATGCAGCACAATAATTGAAAATAATTTTGAAATGTCAAAATTTGAATATTTAACACTGGAACAGCTTAAATTTATAGAGGTATTTCTAAAGAACAGAGGAAATATAAAAGATGTGGAAAAGGAACTTGGTATATCCTATCCTACTGTAAGAGCAAAGCTTGATGAGGTCATAGCTGCCCTTGGATATGATGTAGCTCAGGATGTGAAAGTTGATAAAAAGAAAGTAGTGGATATGTTGGATAGAGGACAGATAAGCGCAGATGAAGCTATTAAAATGTTGAATGAATAA
- a CDS encoding DUF5668 domain-containing protein — protein sequence MIRGRRVGTFTSGVLLIVFGVMFLMHSIFRNINYNLIISLWPAILILIGIEIIIAYIVNKEEKLSYDTGAIFIVMVLCIFAMIMGAIQFAITDYPQFKSMF from the coding sequence ATGATTAGGGGGAGAAGGGTAGGTACATTTACTTCTGGTGTACTGCTCATTGTATTTGGGGTAATGTTTTTAATGCATAGTATATTTAGAAATATAAATTATAATCTAATAATATCATTGTGGCCGGCAATATTAATTCTTATTGGAATAGAGATCATTATAGCCTATATTGTAAATAAAGAGGAGAAACTAAGCTATGATACAGGAGCCATATTTATTGTAATGGTACTTTGTATTTTTGCCATGATAATGGGTGCAATTCAGTTTGCAATTACAGATTATCCTCAATTTAAGAGTATGTTTTAA